AAAAAATTAACAACCTATATCGCACTGAGGTAGGAAGCCACCGAGGGCGTCCGGTTGGAAACCTTGACGCTACGCTCAATGGGATTTGGTGGATATTGTGCACGGGCTCGATTTGGAATCAGTTGCCTGAACGTTATGGAAAATGGAACAGTGTTTGGCGGTGTTTTCGCCGCTGGTGTGGTTCAGGCATGTGGGGATGGATTCTGCAGAATCTTACGGAACAGCACTCTGACTACGAAATCGCCTTGATGCTGGACGGCTCCCATATCAAGGCTCATCAGGACGCTTCCCGGAGTCCCTTAGATTCTGAACAACAAAAACTTGGAAAAACCAAAGGTGGCAGAAATACAAAACTCTCTGCTGTGGTAAATCTTGCCGGAAGAGCCGTTTCCCTTGTCTTGGTTCCCGGCAATGAACACGACAGTGTCAGTGCCATCGAAACCCTTCCCAAGAACTTGAAAGCCAAGTTCGTTCTCGCCGACAAGGCCTATGATGCCAACCGCATCAGAAGTCATATTGAATCGGCGGGAGGGTTCTGCGTCATCCCTCCTAAAGCGAATCGAAAAGAGACGATCTCTTACGACAAGGAAATCGGTAGGCTTCGAAGAATCGTCGAAAACTTCTTCTGCAGAATAAAATCATACAGAAGAGTCGCTACACGATACGAGCAACTCCCCCAAACCTTCCTCGGATTCGTAACTCTCTCTGCAATAGTAGATTGGATTAAATTTGAATTTGTCCACGCGGCCTAGTGTTACCGGCCCGTTCTACCCATTGGATCATTCGGTTCGTCAACTCGTTTTCCGGAAATGTTCTAATGTCTCGATCAGAATAGCCTTCCTTCTTTAGCTGATCGAAAATCGCTGCCAAACAGTCATTAAGCTCGTACCAAATTTCGGTTGGGCTTTTAGGGGTAGCGTTCCCTTCCTGAACGAGCCAATTCCGGACTATCCGAACAACTTCAATAGGCTCGCCTCCATGCGATTTAATATCTGAGTTTGAAAGATCGGAGATTGCGGCCTGAAACCGGTAACGCTCCTCTTCTACGATTAGAATCTTCTTCTCTCGATGATTCTGAGTTCCTAAATATTTCGCGCCGA
Above is a genomic segment from Puniceicoccus vermicola containing:
- a CDS encoding IS5 family transposase is translated as KINNLYRTEVGSHRGRPVGNLDATLNGIWWILCTGSIWNQLPERYGKWNSVWRCFRRWCGSGMWGWILQNLTEQHSDYEIALMLDGSHIKAHQDASRSPLDSEQQKLGKTKGGRNTKLSAVVNLAGRAVSLVLVPGNEHDSVSAIETLPKNLKAKFVLADKAYDANRIRSHIESAGGFCVIPPKANRKETISYDKEIGRLRRIVENFFCRIKSYRRVATRYEQLPQTFLGFVTLSAIVDWIKFEFVHAA